From Pseudomonas poae, the proteins below share one genomic window:
- a CDS encoding type VI secretion system Vgr family protein has product MLFNQASRLAKITSPLGPDVLLLNQMGGGEELGRLFTYELQLTSLDANIDLNQLLGKPMSVGLQLADGGERHFHGIVAQCSQSIDQGQFASYQVTLRPWLWLLSRTSDCRIFQNLSIPQIIKQVFRDLGFSDFEDALSRPYREWEYCVQYRETSFDFVSRLMEQEGIYYFFRHEQDRHVLVLADAYGAHTTVAGYASIPYYPKDEQQRERDHMHNWHLAQQVQPGSLELNDYDFQRPSASIDVRSAMPRPHTAGDYPLYDYPGTYVQSADGEHYARTRIEALQTLHEQIEFSGNARGLGSGHLFSLTGFSRQDQNREYLIVGIRYYITQESLESGGGSGSAQFESSLTCIDAQQSFRPLASTYRPIVKGPQTALVVGPKGEEIWTDQYGRVKVHFHWDRHDQSNENSSCWIRVSQSWAGKNWGSMQIPRIGQEVIVSFLEGDPDRPIITGRVYNAEQTVPYDLPENATQSGMKSRSNKGGTPANFNEIRMEDKKGLEQLYIHAERNQDIVVEVDESHSVGHDRNKSIGHNETVTIGNNRTRIVKQEDVLLVGQRKTDSISQSYVIEVGENLRLVCGESILELNASGQINLTGVNISFYASGDAQFNTKGVLHLNNGQGPDAQPDGQGIKKSIDANIKAIFPAPKSS; this is encoded by the coding sequence ATGCTATTCAACCAAGCCTCACGCCTGGCCAAAATCACCAGCCCCCTCGGGCCGGATGTGCTGCTGCTCAATCAAATGGGCGGCGGTGAAGAATTGGGGCGGCTGTTCACCTATGAGCTGCAACTGACCTCGCTGGACGCCAACATCGACCTCAACCAGTTGCTGGGCAAGCCGATGAGCGTGGGCCTGCAACTGGCCGACGGGGGTGAGCGGCACTTTCACGGCATCGTCGCGCAGTGCAGCCAGAGCATCGACCAGGGCCAGTTCGCCAGTTACCAGGTGACGCTGCGCCCATGGCTGTGGCTGCTGAGCCGTACCTCGGACTGCCGGATTTTCCAGAACCTGAGCATCCCGCAGATCATCAAGCAGGTGTTCCGCGACCTGGGTTTCTCGGACTTCGAAGACGCCCTGAGCCGGCCGTACCGCGAGTGGGAATACTGCGTGCAGTACCGCGAAACCAGCTTCGATTTCGTCAGCCGCTTGATGGAACAGGAAGGCATCTACTACTTCTTCCGCCACGAGCAGGACCGCCATGTGCTGGTACTGGCCGACGCCTATGGCGCGCACACCACGGTGGCGGGCTACGCGTCGATCCCGTACTACCCCAAGGACGAGCAACAGCGCGAACGCGACCACATGCACAACTGGCACCTCGCGCAGCAGGTGCAGCCGGGTTCGCTGGAGCTCAACGACTACGACTTCCAGCGCCCCAGCGCCAGCATCGACGTGCGCTCGGCCATGCCGCGCCCGCACACCGCCGGCGACTACCCGCTGTACGACTACCCCGGCACCTACGTGCAAAGCGCCGACGGCGAACACTATGCGCGCACCCGCATCGAAGCCCTGCAAACCTTGCACGAACAGATCGAGTTCAGCGGCAACGCACGGGGCCTGGGTTCGGGCCACCTGTTCAGCCTCACCGGCTTCAGCCGCCAGGACCAGAACCGCGAATACCTGATCGTAGGCATTCGCTACTACATCACCCAGGAAAGCCTGGAAAGCGGCGGCGGCTCGGGTTCTGCGCAGTTCGAAAGCAGCCTCACCTGCATCGACGCCCAACAAAGCTTCCGGCCGCTGGCCAGCACCTACCGCCCCATCGTCAAAGGCCCGCAGACGGCCCTGGTGGTCGGCCCCAAAGGCGAGGAAATCTGGACCGACCAGTACGGCCGCGTAAAGGTGCACTTCCACTGGGACCGCCACGACCAATCCAACGAAAACAGCTCATGCTGGATTCGTGTTTCGCAATCCTGGGCCGGCAAGAATTGGGGCTCGATGCAGATTCCACGGATCGGCCAGGAAGTGATTGTGAGCTTTCTGGAAGGCGACCCGGACCGGCCAATCATCACCGGGCGCGTGTACAACGCCGAGCAGACCGTGCCTTACGACCTGCCGGAAAACGCGACCCAGAGCGGCATGAAAAGCCGCTCCAACAAAGGCGGCACACCGGCCAACTTCAACGAAATCCGCATGGAGGACAAGAAGGGGCTGGAGCAGCTGTACATCCACGCCGAGCGCAACCAGGACATCGTGGTGGAGGTGGATGAAAGCCACTCCGTTGGGCATGACCGCAACAAGAGCATCGGCCACAACGAGACGGTGACCATCGGTAATAACCGTACGCGCATCGTCAAACAGGAGGACGTGCTCTTGGTGGGCCAGCGCAAGACCGACAGCATCAGCCAGAGCTACGTCATCGAGGTGGGCGAAAACCTGCGCCTGGTCTGCGGTGAAAGCATTCTGGAGTTGAATGCCAGCGGGCAGATCAACCTCACCGGCGTGAATATCAGCTTCTATGCCAGCGGCGATGCCCAGTTCAACACCAAAGGTGTGCTGCACCTGAACAACGGTCAGGGCCCCGACGCCCAACCCGATGGCCAGGGCATCAAAAAAAGCATCGACGCCAATATCAAAGCCATTTTCCCCGCGCCTAAAAGCTCCTGA
- the tssG gene encoding type VI secretion system baseplate subunit TssG has translation MESQARAAADPVNTLDAMHQEPWEYDFFQALRRIECESPGLPRLGHSLRLADDPLRLGQQADCTFAPATLASVDPGGDGKPARLEQFFFGLGGPNGPLPLHITEYVRERQRNNADSTSKQFLDVFHHRLLSLFYRAWAEARPTVSHDRPHDDYWSARLAALSGRGMPSLLNQGLIPDTAKLHYSGHLSAQTRYPDGLKAILGEYFGLPVEIEEYIGQWLELPERSRVGVSANQLGVDFCLGSHVWDRQHKFRIRLGPLTLDDYMGMLPGHPPFNELVAWVAEYLGHELDWDLNLVLQQPEVPALQLNGQFRLGFNTWLGKPEHDANDLILARHYADHATTSRNPEHG, from the coding sequence ATGGAAAGCCAAGCCCGGGCGGCGGCCGACCCTGTGAATACACTGGATGCGATGCATCAGGAGCCCTGGGAATACGATTTCTTCCAGGCGCTGCGGCGTATCGAGTGCGAATCGCCGGGCCTGCCGCGCCTGGGCCATTCCCTGCGCCTGGCCGATGACCCGCTGCGCCTCGGGCAACAGGCGGATTGCACATTCGCGCCGGCCACGTTGGCCTCGGTCGACCCCGGTGGAGATGGCAAACCGGCGCGCCTGGAGCAATTCTTCTTCGGCCTCGGCGGCCCCAACGGCCCGCTGCCACTGCACATCACCGAGTACGTGCGCGAGCGTCAGCGCAACAATGCCGACAGCACCAGCAAACAGTTTTTGGATGTGTTCCACCATCGCCTGCTCAGCCTGTTTTACCGGGCCTGGGCCGAAGCGCGGCCGACGGTCAGCCACGACCGCCCACACGATGATTACTGGTCCGCACGCCTGGCGGCACTCAGCGGCCGGGGCATGCCGAGCCTACTCAACCAGGGGCTGATCCCCGACACCGCGAAGCTGCATTACAGCGGCCACCTGTCGGCGCAAACCCGCTACCCGGACGGCTTGAAGGCGATCCTCGGCGAGTATTTCGGCCTGCCGGTGGAGATCGAAGAGTACATCGGCCAGTGGCTGGAGTTGCCCGAGCGCAGCCGCGTAGGGGTCAGCGCCAACCAGCTGGGCGTGGACTTTTGCCTGGGCAGCCATGTGTGGGACCGCCAGCATAAGTTCCGCATCCGCCTCGGCCCGCTCACCCTGGATGACTACATGGGCATGCTGCCCGGCCACCCGCCGTTCAACGAGCTGGTGGCGTGGGTGGCCGAGTACCTGGGCCATGAACTGGACTGGGATTTGAACCTGGTTCTGCAACAACCCGAAGTACCGGCGCTGCAACTCAACGGCCAGTTCCGCCTGGGCTTCAACACCTGGCTCGGCAAGCCCGAGCATGACGCCAACGACCTAATCCTGGCCCGGCATTACGCCGATCACGCCACCACCTCAAGGAATCCAGAGCATGGGTGA